In the Numida meleagris isolate 19003 breed g44 Domestic line chromosome 5, NumMel1.0, whole genome shotgun sequence genome, one interval contains:
- the RALB gene encoding ras-related protein Ral-B gives MAASKGKNQSSLALHKVIMVGSGGVGKSALTLQFMYDEFVEDYEPTKADSYRKKVVLDGEEVQIDILDTAGQEDYAAIRDNYFRSGEGFLLVFSITEHESFTATAEFREQILRVKAEEDKIPLLVVGNKSDLEERRQVPVEEARSKAEEWGVQYVETSAKTRANVDKVFFDLMREIRAKKMSENKDKNGKKSGKNKKSFKERCCLL, from the exons ATGGCTGCCAGCAAGGGCAAGAACCAGAGTTCCTTGGCGCTCCATAAAGTAATCATGGTTGGTAGTGGAGGTGTAGGCAAATCTGCGCTCACTCTTCAGTTCATGTACGATGAG TTTGTGGAAGACTACGAACCTACCAAGGCTGACAGCTACAGAAAGAAAGTAGTTCTAGATGGTGAAGAAGTTCAAATAGACATTCTGGACACAGCAGGACAGGAGGATTATGCAGCAATCAGAGATAACTATTTCCGCAGTGGGGAAGGGTTTCTTCTAGTCTTCTCAATAACAGAGCACGAATCCTTTACAGCTACAGCAGAATTTCG GGAACAGATCCTGCGTGTGAAGGCTGAAGAAGATAAAATACCTTTACTGGTAGTAGGAAACAAATCTGACTTGGAAGAGCGCCGACAAGTGCCTGTAGAAGAGGCTAGAAGTAAGGCAGAAGAGTGGGGTGTGCAGTATGTGGAGACCTCTGCCAAAACTAGAGCAAACGTAGATAAG GTATTCTTTGATTTAATGAGAGAAatcagagcaaagaaaatgtctgaaaacaaagacaagaatGGCAAGAAAAGTggcaagaacaagaaaagctttaaagaaaGATGTTGCTTACTGTGA